A genomic window from Dechloromonas sp. A34 includes:
- the iscR gene encoding Fe-S cluster assembly transcriptional regulator IscR — MRLTTKGRFAVTAMMDLAMRGEDGPVALASVSERQKISLSYLEQLFGKLRRHKLVDSVRGPGGGYCIARPLTLVTVADIIRAVDEQLDATQCGGRENCHDEHRCMTHDLWTTLNTKMFDYLSSVTLSELVDRQKLKLAGKLPEILEDKRHLAPRSRTGREKSAILA; from the coding sequence ATGCGTTTGACCACCAAAGGACGTTTTGCCGTCACGGCCATGATGGACCTCGCCATGCGTGGCGAGGACGGGCCGGTGGCACTGGCCAGCGTCAGCGAGCGCCAGAAGATTTCCTTGTCCTACCTCGAACAGCTGTTCGGCAAGCTGCGTCGTCACAAGCTGGTCGACAGCGTGCGCGGCCCCGGTGGTGGTTACTGCATTGCCCGTCCGCTGACGCTGGTGACCGTGGCCGACATCATCCGTGCCGTCGATGAGCAACTCGATGCGACGCAATGCGGCGGCCGTGAAAACTGCCATGACGAACATCGTTGCATGACCCACGACCTGTGGACGACGCTTAATACCAAGATGTTCGACTACCTCTCTTCGGTGACGCTCTCCGAACTGGTCGATCGCCAGAAACTCAAGCTGGCCGGCAAGTTGCCCGAAATCCTCGAAGACAAGCGCCACCTCGCACCCCGGTCGCGTACCGGCCGTGAAAAATCAGCGATCCTCGCCTGA
- the iscA gene encoding iron-sulfur cluster assembly protein IscA, translating to MAVTLTDKAAKHVANYLTKRGKGVGLRLGVRTSGCSGMAYKLEFVDEVDPEDMVFESNGVKVFVDAKSMPYLEGMELDFAREGLNEGFKFNNPNVKDQCGCGESFNV from the coding sequence ATGGCTGTCACCTTGACCGACAAGGCAGCGAAACACGTTGCCAATTACCTGACCAAACGCGGCAAGGGTGTTGGCCTGCGCCTCGGGGTGCGGACCAGCGGCTGTTCCGGCATGGCCTACAAGCTGGAATTTGTCGACGAGGTGGATCCCGAGGATATGGTCTTCGAAAGCAATGGCGTCAAAGTCTTTGTGGACGCCAAGAGCATGCCGTACCTGGAAGGGATGGAACTCGATTTCGCCCGCGAAGGACTGAACGAAGGTTTCAAGTTCAATAATCCGAACGTGAAAGACCAGTGCGGCTGCGGCGAATCCTTTAACGTCTGA
- the iscX gene encoding Fe-S cluster assembly protein IscX codes for MKWTDINDIAIELSEAHPAIDPLKINFVDLRDWVMALPEFNDDPKHCGEKILEAIQQAWIDEVE; via the coding sequence ATGAAATGGACCGACATCAACGATATCGCCATCGAACTTTCCGAGGCGCATCCGGCCATCGACCCGCTGAAGATCAATTTCGTCGACCTGCGCGACTGGGTCATGGCGCTCCCTGAATTCAACGACGATCCCAAGCACTGCGGCGAGAAGATACTCGAAGCCATCCAGCAGGCCTGGATCGACGAAGTGGAATGA
- the hscA gene encoding Fe-S protein assembly chaperone HscA: MALFQIAEPGESAAPHEHKLAIGIDLGTTNSLVATVRSGIAVCLSDEQGRPLLPSVVRYHADNTTEVGYDAQKKQAIDPRNTVVSVKRFMGRGLKDIAHVESMPYDFVEAPGMVKVNTIAGIKSPVEVSAEILKNLKERAEIALAGELVGAVITVPAYFDDAQRQATKDAARLAGLNVLRLLNEPTAAAIAYGLDNAAEGVYAVYDLGGGTFDISILKLTKGVFEVMSTGGDSALGGDDFDHRIFCWAIEQAKLQPLSPEDGRLLMMRCREAKEYLSNNPEAPITARLSTGEIVDTKLDVATFAEIAQTLISKTMQPVKKALRDAGLRAEDVKGVVMVGGSTRMPQVQKAVGDFFRQEPLTNLDPDKVVALGAATQANLLVGNKTGKDDWLLLDVTPLSLGLETMGGLTEKVIPRNSTIPTARAQEFTTFKDGQTAMAIHVVQGERELISDCRSLARFELRGIPPMVAGAARIRVTFQVDADGLLSVAAREQTTGVEASVTVKPSYGLSDDEIAGMLKDSMEHAKDDAVARALKEAQVEAQRMIEATEAAMMEDPHLLNEAETAKIVATIAKLRDTMAGDNRRLINIAMDDLGFETQAFAHRRMDQSIKKVLSGRKVDDIKMGEDA; encoded by the coding sequence ATGGCCCTGTTTCAAATTGCCGAGCCCGGAGAGTCGGCTGCACCCCACGAGCACAAACTTGCCATCGGTATCGACCTCGGCACGACCAATTCGCTGGTCGCCACCGTGCGCAGCGGCATTGCCGTCTGCCTGAGCGACGAGCAGGGCCGGCCCTTGCTGCCCTCGGTCGTCCGCTACCACGCCGACAACACCACCGAAGTCGGTTACGACGCCCAGAAGAAACAGGCGATCGATCCGCGCAACACCGTCGTCTCGGTCAAGCGCTTCATGGGCCGTGGGCTGAAGGATATCGCCCACGTCGAATCCATGCCCTACGATTTTGTCGAAGCGCCGGGCATGGTCAAGGTCAACACCATCGCCGGCATCAAGAGCCCAGTCGAAGTCTCGGCCGAGATCCTGAAAAACCTCAAGGAACGTGCCGAAATCGCCCTGGCCGGCGAACTGGTCGGCGCCGTGATCACGGTGCCCGCCTATTTCGACGATGCCCAGCGCCAGGCCACCAAGGATGCCGCCCGCCTCGCCGGCCTCAACGTGCTGCGCCTGCTCAACGAACCGACCGCCGCCGCCATCGCCTACGGGCTGGATAATGCGGCGGAGGGCGTCTATGCCGTCTACGACCTCGGCGGCGGCACTTTCGACATCTCCATCCTGAAGCTGACCAAGGGCGTCTTCGAAGTGATGTCCACCGGCGGCGATTCGGCGCTCGGTGGTGACGACTTCGATCACCGCATTTTCTGCTGGGCCATCGAACAGGCCAAGCTGCAGCCGCTGTCGCCGGAAGACGGCCGCCTGCTGATGATGCGCTGCCGCGAAGCTAAAGAATACCTCAGCAATAATCCGGAGGCGCCGATCACCGCCCGGCTGTCCACCGGCGAGATCGTCGATACCAAGCTCGACGTCGCGACCTTTGCCGAAATCGCCCAGACGCTGATTTCGAAGACCATGCAGCCGGTCAAGAAGGCCCTGCGTGATGCCGGCCTGCGCGCCGAAGATGTCAAGGGTGTGGTCATGGTTGGCGGCTCGACGCGCATGCCGCAGGTCCAGAAAGCGGTCGGCGATTTCTTCCGCCAGGAACCGCTGACCAATCTCGACCCGGACAAGGTCGTCGCCCTCGGCGCGGCAACCCAAGCCAACCTGCTGGTCGGTAACAAGACCGGCAAGGACGACTGGCTGCTGCTCGACGTCACGCCGCTGTCGCTTGGCCTGGAAACCATGGGCGGCCTGACCGAAAAGGTCATCCCGCGCAACTCGACCATTCCGACCGCCCGCGCTCAGGAATTCACCACCTTCAAGGATGGCCAGACGGCGATGGCGATTCACGTCGTGCAAGGCGAGCGCGAGCTGATCAGCGATTGCCGTTCGCTGGCCCGCTTCGAATTGCGCGGCATTCCGCCGATGGTCGCCGGGGCGGCCCGCATCCGCGTCACCTTCCAGGTCGATGCCGACGGCCTGCTGTCGGTCGCTGCGCGTGAGCAGACCACCGGCGTCGAAGCCAGCGTCACCGTCAAGCCATCCTACGGCCTGTCCGATGACGAAATCGCTGGCATGCTCAAGGATTCGATGGAACACGCCAAAGACGATGCAGTGGCCAGGGCGCTGAAGGAAGCACAGGTCGAGGCACAACGCATGATTGAGGCGACCGAAGCCGCCATGATGGAAGACCCGCATCTGCTCAACGAGGCGGAAACCGCCAAGATTGTCGCTACCATCGCCAAGCTGCGCGACACCATGGCCGGCGACAACCGCCGCCTGATCAACATCGCGATGGACGACCTCGGCTTCGAGACGCAGGCTTTTGCGCACCGTCGCATGGACCAGAGCATCAAGAAAGTGCTGTCCGGCCGCAAGGTCGACGACATCAAGATGGGAGAAGACGCATGA
- the fdx gene encoding ISC system 2Fe-2S type ferredoxin: MTQLIVLPHVENCPDGAVIEAEEGKSICQTLLENGVELDHACEMSCACTTCHVIVREGFNSLTPAEEEEEDLLDKAWGLEPNSRLGCQAIVGKTPLVVEIPKYSINMAKEGHRK, from the coding sequence ATGACGCAACTGATCGTCCTGCCACACGTCGAAAACTGTCCGGACGGCGCCGTGATCGAGGCGGAAGAGGGCAAGTCCATTTGCCAGACGCTGCTTGAGAACGGTGTCGAACTTGATCACGCCTGCGAAATGTCCTGCGCCTGCACGACCTGCCACGTCATCGTCCGCGAAGGCTTCAACTCGCTGACGCCGGCCGAAGAGGAAGAGGAAGACCTGCTCGACAAGGCCTGGGGCCTCGAACCCAATTCCCGCCTCGGCTGCCAGGCCATCGTCGGCAAGACGCCGCTGGTCGTCGAAATCCCGAAATACAGCATCAATATGGCGAAGGAGGGGCACCGCAAATGA
- a CDS encoding cysteine desulfurase family protein, protein MFRPIYLDHNATTPLDPAVLAAMLPWLESQYGNASSRHEFGRAARRAIDEARQQVAAAVNAHPTEIVFTSGGSETNNLFLKGAAAALKPGLLAVSAIEHPCVLKPAAQLARQGWQVRQLAVDCAGSINLADYAETLLDRPRLLSVMLANNETGVVQDVAALADAAKATGGWFHSDAVQALGKLAIDFRSLNAAGVHALTLSAHKAGGPKGAAALVVDKRVELLPLIAGGGHERGLRSGTENVPAIVGFGVAAELAAQRVAELAARLRALQAKLEAGLARLGARIFATEASRLPNTSYFAFPDIDGETLVGKLDRAGFAVASGAACSSANPEPSHVLRAMGVAPEMARGAVRVSLGASNTEVEIEQFISALQVTVGRLQGLTAMAV, encoded by the coding sequence ATGTTTCGCCCCATCTACCTCGACCACAACGCCACGACGCCGCTTGATCCGGCGGTGCTGGCGGCCATGCTGCCCTGGCTGGAAAGCCAGTACGGCAATGCGTCGAGTCGGCATGAATTCGGCCGGGCGGCGCGGCGGGCGATCGACGAGGCGCGGCAACAGGTGGCGGCTGCGGTCAATGCCCATCCCACAGAAATCGTGTTTACCAGCGGTGGCAGCGAAACCAACAACCTGTTCCTGAAAGGCGCCGCGGCTGCGCTGAAGCCGGGCTTGCTGGCGGTCAGCGCCATCGAGCATCCCTGCGTACTGAAGCCGGCGGCGCAACTGGCACGGCAGGGTTGGCAGGTGCGCCAGCTGGCGGTCGATTGTGCCGGCAGCATCAACCTGGCCGATTACGCTGAAACGCTGCTCGACCGGCCGCGGCTGCTCTCGGTAATGCTGGCCAACAACGAAACCGGTGTCGTGCAGGATGTCGCGGCCTTGGCCGATGCAGCCAAGGCCACTGGCGGATGGTTCCACAGCGATGCCGTGCAGGCGCTGGGCAAGCTGGCTATCGATTTTCGCAGCCTCAATGCGGCCGGCGTTCATGCGCTGACGCTGTCGGCGCACAAGGCCGGCGGCCCTAAGGGCGCGGCGGCGCTGGTCGTCGATAAGCGGGTCGAACTGCTGCCCTTGATCGCCGGTGGCGGTCACGAACGCGGCCTGCGTTCGGGTACCGAAAATGTGCCCGCCATCGTCGGCTTCGGCGTGGCGGCGGAACTTGCGGCGCAGCGCGTTGCCGAACTAGCGGCTCGCTTGCGGGCCCTGCAGGCGAAGCTGGAAGCCGGGCTGGCAAGATTGGGCGCCCGGATATTTGCGACGGAGGCAAGCCGTTTGCCGAACACCAGCTATTTCGCCTTCCCCGATATCGATGGTGAAACGCTGGTCGGCAAGCTCGACCGCGCCGGATTCGCCGTGGCCAGCGGTGCCGCGTGTTCGAGCGCCAACCCGGAACCTTCGCATGTTCTGCGGGCGATGGGCGTGGCGCCGGAGATGGCGCGTGGTGCGGTGCGGGTCAGCCTCGGGGCAAGCAATACCGAGGTCGAAATTGAACAATTTATCAGCGCTTTGCAGGTTACAGTCGGACGCCTGCAAGGACTGACAGCAATGGCTGTCTGA
- the cysE gene encoding serine O-acetyltransferase — translation MFRYLREDIRAVFDRDPAARSFWEVLTCYPGIHALIMHRLAHWLWGHRLRWLARFTAHFARFFTGIEIHPGATIGRRFFIDHGMGVVIGETAEIKDDVTIYHGVTLGGTSWNKGKRHPTLEDGVVIGAGAKVLGPITISAGAKVGSNAVVTKPIPAGATAVGNPARILDNSEQSRQRQAQAQKLGFSAYAVGRDQDDPLAMAIHGLLDHAAETDRRLTSLLKELDAQGVKCDSEVLAADRFDPTYLSKIVD, via the coding sequence ATGTTCCGGTATCTGCGAGAGGATATCCGTGCGGTTTTCGACCGCGACCCGGCAGCGCGCTCGTTTTGGGAGGTGCTGACCTGCTACCCGGGTATCCACGCCCTGATCATGCACCGGTTGGCCCATTGGCTGTGGGGCCATCGCTTGCGCTGGCTGGCCCGCTTCACGGCGCACTTTGCCCGCTTCTTTACCGGTATCGAAATTCACCCGGGTGCCACCATTGGTCGCCGTTTCTTCATCGACCACGGCATGGGCGTGGTGATCGGCGAAACGGCCGAAATCAAGGATGACGTGACGATCTACCACGGGGTCACGCTAGGCGGCACCTCGTGGAACAAGGGCAAGCGTCACCCGACGCTGGAAGACGGTGTGGTGATCGGGGCCGGGGCCAAGGTGCTCGGGCCGATCACGATTTCGGCCGGAGCCAAGGTCGGCTCCAATGCCGTGGTCACCAAACCGATACCGGCCGGGGCGACTGCCGTCGGCAATCCGGCGCGGATCCTCGACAATTCCGAACAAAGTCGGCAGCGTCAGGCGCAAGCCCAAAAACTGGGCTTCTCCGCCTATGCCGTCGGGCGCGACCAGGACGATCCGCTGGCCATGGCCATCCACGGTTTGCTCGATCATGCGGCGGAAACCGACCGTCGCCTGACTTCGCTGTTGAAGGAACTGGATGCCCAGGGCGTCAAGTGCGACAGCGAGGTCTTGGCAGCCGACCGCTTCGACCCAACATATCTGAGCAAGATAGTTGACTGA
- a CDS encoding IscS subfamily cysteine desulfurase codes for MKLPIYLDYSATTPVDPRVAEKMIPYLYEHFGNPASRSHSFGWVADAAVEEAREQVAALVGADPKEIVWTSGATESNNLAIKGAANFYAGTKGKHIITVKTEHKAVLDTVREMERQGFEATYLDVKEDGLLDLEVFKAAIRPDTVLASVMFVNNEVGVIQPIAELGEICRDAGIIFHVDAAQATGKVDIDLSKLKVDLMSFSAHKTYGPKGIGALYVRRKPRIRLEAQMHGGGHERGFRSGTLATHQIVGMGEAFRLAKEEMVEENQRVGALRDKLLKGLQDIEATFVNGDLEQRVAHNLNISFAYVEGESMIMAIKDLAVSSGSACTSASLEPSYVLRALGRDDELAHSSIRFSIGRFTTEEEIDYAIKLLHTKVGKLRELSPLWEMYKDGIDLSTVQWAAH; via the coding sequence ATGAAACTTCCCATTTACCTGGATTACTCGGCAACCACCCCGGTTGACCCACGCGTTGCGGAAAAAATGATTCCGTACTTGTACGAGCACTTCGGCAACCCGGCTTCGCGTTCGCACAGCTTTGGCTGGGTGGCCGACGCGGCGGTCGAAGAGGCGCGCGAGCAGGTCGCGGCGCTGGTCGGTGCCGACCCCAAGGAAATCGTCTGGACCTCCGGTGCCACCGAGTCCAACAACCTCGCCATCAAGGGCGCCGCCAATTTCTACGCCGGCACCAAGGGCAAGCACATCATCACGGTGAAGACCGAGCACAAGGCCGTGCTCGACACCGTGCGCGAAATGGAGCGTCAGGGTTTCGAGGCCACCTATCTCGACGTCAAGGAAGATGGTCTGCTCGATCTCGAAGTCTTCAAGGCCGCCATCCGCCCGGATACCGTGCTGGCCTCGGTGATGTTCGTCAATAACGAAGTCGGCGTCATCCAGCCGATTGCCGAACTGGGTGAAATCTGCCGCGACGCCGGCATCATCTTCCACGTCGACGCTGCCCAGGCCACCGGCAAGGTGGATATCGACCTGAGCAAGCTCAAGGTCGACCTGATGAGCTTCTCGGCCCACAAGACCTACGGCCCGAAAGGTATCGGCGCCCTTTACGTCCGCCGCAAACCGCGTATTCGTCTGGAAGCGCAGATGCATGGCGGTGGCCATGAGCGTGGTTTCCGCTCCGGCACGCTGGCGACACACCAGATCGTCGGCATGGGCGAAGCCTTCCGTTTGGCCAAGGAAGAAATGGTCGAAGAGAACCAGCGGGTTGGCGCCCTGCGCGACAAGCTGCTCAAGGGCCTGCAGGATATCGAGGCAACCTTTGTCAATGGTGACCTCGAGCAGCGCGTGGCGCACAATCTCAATATCAGCTTTGCCTACGTCGAAGGCGAATCGATGATCATGGCGATCAAGGATCTGGCGGTTTCTTCCGGCTCGGCCTGCACCTCGGCCAGCCTGGAGCCGTCCTATGTTTTGCGTGCCTTGGGGCGCGACGACGAACTGGCCCATAGTTCGATCCGCTTCAGCATCGGCCGCTTCACGACGGAAGAAGAAATAGACTACGCAATCAAACTGTTGCACACGAAAGTTGGAAAACTACGTGAACTTTCGCCGCTGTGGGAAATGTACAAGGACGGTATCGACCTCAGCACCGTGCAGTGGGCTGCGCACTAA
- the iscU gene encoding Fe-S cluster assembly scaffold IscU, giving the protein MSYSIKVIDHYENPRNVGSFGKEDDGVGTGMVGAPACGDVMKLQIKVNKAGVIEDAKFKTYGCGSAIASSSLVTEWVKGKTVDQALSIKNTEIAEELALPPVKIHCSILAEDAIKAAVADYKKKHGE; this is encoded by the coding sequence ATGAGCTATAGCATCAAAGTCATTGATCATTATGAGAATCCCCGTAACGTTGGCTCCTTCGGCAAGGAAGACGACGGGGTCGGTACCGGCATGGTCGGCGCCCCGGCCTGCGGCGACGTCATGAAGCTGCAGATCAAGGTGAACAAGGCCGGCGTGATCGAGGACGCCAAGTTCAAGACCTACGGTTGCGGTTCCGCGATCGCCTCGTCTTCACTGGTCACCGAGTGGGTCAAGGGCAAGACCGTCGATCAGGCACTGTCGATCAAAAACACGGAAATCGCCGAAGAATTGGCCCTGCCGCCGGTTAAAATTCACTGTTCGATTCTGGCCGAGGATGCCATCAAGGCAGCTGTGGCCGATTACAAGAAAAAGCACGGAGAATAA
- a CDS encoding DUF2237 family protein, with amino-acid sequence MKTRDFPGRGSQLNVLGGPLLPCSEQPVTGFFRDGCCNTSEDDFGSHTVCVVLTAEFLEFSKASGNDLSTPHPEFDFPGLRPGQRWCLCAARWLQAWQAGQAPHVALNSTNQAALEIVPLEALKQHAVDLH; translated from the coding sequence ATGAAAACCCGTGACTTCCCGGGGCGGGGCAGCCAGCTCAATGTCCTGGGCGGACCGCTGTTGCCTTGTTCCGAGCAACCGGTCACCGGCTTTTTTCGCGATGGCTGCTGCAATACCTCGGAAGACGATTTCGGCAGCCACACGGTGTGTGTCGTGCTGACCGCCGAGTTCCTCGAATTCTCCAAGGCGAGCGGCAACGACCTGTCGACACCGCACCCCGAATTCGACTTTCCCGGCTTGCGACCGGGTCAGCGCTGGTGCCTGTGCGCCGCGCGCTGGCTGCAGGCCTGGCAGGCTGGACAGGCGCCGCACGTGGCACTGAATTCGACCAACCAGGCGGCGCTCGAAATCGTGCCGCTGGAAGCCCTCAAGCAGCACGCCGTCGACCTGCACTGA
- a CDS encoding DUF898 family protein: MQTLAATYYEVLGIGPEATLAEIKAAYARQLDSFREMMKAQERPTAEHLNALRQAFQTLGDPEARQAYDATLEKAPPAALVPEPAAPAAPVQAGDAAAETAERHEENFRFVGDGGEYFRIWIVNLLLSILTLGIYSAWAKVRREQYFHRNLLLDGSGFDYHGQPIAILKGRAVAVVLLLSLSVAQNISPLAYGIVALGLLALLPWLAVKAFRFRAHNTSYRGLRFSFHGSYGQAFKVFFGYGLLVPLTLWLAFPVFYRQVRKFILDNTRFGTTAFDCAVTTGTLYKIFLLPGLIFIGLIVALGVIAGMAAAGAAGKEAFLALGVVFMLIPLLLVISQAVIVPYVAARITNAIWGTTRLGFHRFVSRLPVGGYIGLTVVNWLAIIFTLGLFIPWAQVRVARFRAEYLALAVSGSLNDFVAGEASTASAIGDEAAEMFDLDIGL; this comes from the coding sequence ATGCAAACGCTTGCAGCCACTTACTACGAAGTGCTCGGCATCGGGCCGGAGGCCACGCTGGCCGAAATCAAGGCGGCCTACGCCCGGCAACTCGATAGCTTCCGGGAAATGATGAAGGCGCAGGAGAGGCCGACAGCAGAACACCTCAATGCCCTGCGCCAGGCCTTCCAGACGCTCGGCGACCCCGAGGCGCGGCAAGCCTATGACGCCACTCTGGAAAAAGCGCCGCCCGCAGCACTCGTTCCCGAACCGGCCGCCCCAGCTGCACCAGTGCAGGCGGGCGACGCCGCCGCCGAAACTGCCGAGCGGCACGAGGAGAATTTCCGCTTTGTCGGCGATGGCGGCGAGTATTTCCGCATCTGGATCGTCAATCTCCTGCTCAGCATCCTCACCCTCGGCATCTACTCGGCCTGGGCCAAGGTGCGGCGCGAACAGTACTTTCACCGCAACCTGCTGCTCGACGGCTCGGGCTTCGACTACCACGGTCAGCCGATCGCCATCCTCAAGGGCCGGGCTGTCGCCGTCGTGCTGCTGCTCAGCCTTTCCGTGGCCCAGAATATCAGTCCGCTGGCCTACGGGATCGTCGCCCTCGGTCTGCTGGCGCTGCTTCCCTGGCTGGCCGTCAAAGCCTTCCGCTTCCGGGCGCACAACACCAGCTACCGCGGCCTGCGTTTCTCGTTCCACGGCAGCTATGGGCAGGCCTTCAAGGTATTTTTCGGCTATGGGCTGCTCGTTCCATTGACGCTCTGGCTGGCTTTCCCGGTTTTCTACCGGCAAGTGCGCAAGTTCATCCTCGACAACACGCGCTTCGGGACGACGGCTTTCGATTGCGCCGTCACCACCGGCACCCTCTACAAGATATTCCTGCTCCCCGGCCTAATCTTCATCGGCCTTATCGTCGCCCTCGGCGTCATTGCCGGGATGGCGGCCGCCGGCGCTGCCGGCAAGGAAGCCTTCCTCGCCCTGGGCGTCGTTTTCATGCTGATCCCCCTGCTGCTGGTGATCTCGCAAGCGGTCATCGTGCCCTATGTCGCGGCGCGCATTACCAATGCCATCTGGGGCACGACCCGTCTCGGTTTCCACCGTTTCGTCAGCCGCCTGCCGGTCGGCGGCTATATCGGGCTGACCGTGGTGAACTGGCTGGCCATCATCTTCACGCTCGGGCTGTTTATTCCCTGGGCACAGGTGCGGGTCGCCCGCTTCCGCGCCGAGTATCTTGCCCTCGCGGTCAGCGGCAGCCTGAACGACTTCGTTGCCGGCGAAGCCAGCACGGCCAGCGCCATCGGCGACGAAGCAGCCGAAATGTTCGACCTGGACATCGGGCTGTGA
- a CDS encoding M48 family metallopeptidase, giving the protein MKGVAACYYDGRTPLRQSAELFAVGDEIVARGQFGERRAGRGEVDISEAMGRSPRFVRFADGAMFEVADLDAFAHWLKAAGFAESPVVRMQTRWTWALGSLAGAVLLIVALYFWGLPAIAKVLAPRIPEPVLQSMSQHTLAVLDERLLNQSVLSEARRTALSEHVQKVLQTGSDLPAYRLHFRSSATGPNAFALPSGDVVIFDQLIRLAESDDEVAGVIAHELGHVANRHGLRQLIQSSVVSFVVGVYLGDISSVAAGLGVLVLESRYSREFEFEADAYAARTMLAAGRGTEPLAAMLERMEKAHGAKGSAGAGWDGLSTHPDTAERIARLRAMR; this is encoded by the coding sequence GTGAAAGGGGTTGCCGCTTGCTACTACGACGGGCGCACGCCGTTGCGCCAGTCGGCCGAGCTGTTTGCGGTCGGTGACGAAATCGTCGCCCGCGGCCAGTTCGGCGAACGGCGGGCCGGGCGTGGCGAGGTCGACATCTCCGAGGCGATGGGGCGTTCGCCGCGCTTTGTCCGCTTTGCCGACGGCGCGATGTTCGAAGTCGCCGACCTCGATGCCTTCGCGCACTGGCTGAAGGCGGCCGGCTTCGCCGAGTCGCCGGTGGTCCGCATGCAAACCCGCTGGACCTGGGCGCTGGGCTCCCTGGCCGGGGCAGTGTTGCTGATCGTGGCACTCTATTTCTGGGGCCTGCCCGCCATCGCCAAGGTGCTGGCCCCGCGCATTCCGGAGCCCGTACTGCAATCCATGTCGCAGCACACCCTGGCCGTCCTCGACGAGCGCCTGCTCAACCAATCCGTGCTCAGCGAGGCACGCCGCACCGCCTTGAGTGAACATGTCCAGAAGGTCTTGCAGACCGGCAGCGATCTGCCGGCCTACCGCCTGCACTTCCGCTCCTCGGCCACGGGCCCCAATGCCTTCGCGCTGCCCAGCGGCGATGTCGTGATATTCGATCAACTGATCCGGCTGGCCGAAAGCGACGATGAAGTAGCCGGCGTCATTGCCCACGAACTGGGGCATGTCGCCAATCGCCACGGGCTGCGCCAGTTGATCCAGTCATCGGTGGTTTCCTTCGTGGTCGGTGTCTACCTCGGCGACATCTCGTCGGTTGCCGCCGGCCTGGGCGTCCTGGTCCTCGAATCCCGCTATTCGCGCGAATTCGAATTCGAAGCCGATGCCTATGCCGCGCGTACCATGCTGGCGGCCGGGCGGGGGACCGAGCCGCTGGCCGCGATGCTCGAGCGCATGGAAAAAGCCCATGGCGCCAAGGGCAGCGCCGGGGCAGGATGGGACGGCCTGTCCACCCACCCCGACACGGCCGAACGCATCGCCCGCCTGCGCGCCATGCGCTGA
- the hscB gene encoding Fe-S protein assembly co-chaperone HscB — protein sequence MDLRADHFSLFGLNRGFRLDLSDLDSRYRDIQAQVHPDRFANAGEAERRMSMQWATHANEAYQTLKKPLERAKYLLHLGGHDIQAENNTAMPADFLMDQMEWREAVMDARHGGDHHELEHLHNRLRGDINTRYQELGELLDGSGDFALATDRVRRLMFLEKLLHEIDDALASLEE from the coding sequence ATGGATCTTCGCGCCGACCACTTCTCCCTGTTTGGATTGAACCGTGGTTTTCGGCTCGATCTGTCGGATCTGGATTCCCGTTACCGCGACATCCAGGCCCAGGTGCATCCGGACCGCTTCGCCAATGCCGGCGAAGCCGAGCGCCGAATGTCGATGCAGTGGGCGACGCACGCCAACGAAGCCTACCAGACGCTGAAAAAGCCGCTGGAGCGGGCCAAGTACCTGCTGCATCTGGGCGGCCACGACATCCAAGCGGAGAACAATACCGCGATGCCGGCCGATTTTCTGATGGACCAGATGGAATGGCGGGAAGCCGTGATGGATGCGCGCCACGGCGGTGACCACCACGAGCTCGAGCATCTCCACAACCGGCTGCGCGGCGACATCAACACCCGTTATCAGGAACTCGGCGAATTACTCGATGGCAGCGGCGATTTCGCGCTGGCCACCGACCGTGTCCGCCGGCTGATGTTCCTCGAAAAACTCTTGCACGAAATCGACGACGCGCTGGCGTCGCTGGAAGAATAA